One segment of Brassica napus cultivar Da-Ae chromosome C3, Da-Ae, whole genome shotgun sequence DNA contains the following:
- the LOC106428598 gene encoding probable WRKY transcription factor 10 produces MSDCDGNFMDDFSALSSPRIREALAMLDQNENGLYPISETFPQTNVSPDPQSEQRSGGLRDRMAAKLGFDIPPLEIGRVSPSANLFSNPILVPSPILVISPGFSLSPFLQSPNMLSNSSSQIVPPCPIPNDAPPKTVESSGDAHATMIISNNNLPHQPIEVDLPPQGGSDDIPTGNSGAPLVPSFDSEIVAVADVMNPISLESGSKDDNKDREYNQEEDKVEDHNVVVEPPSRKRKSQVESEEDHPDDGFRWRKYGQKVVTGNANPRSYYRCTYTGCEVKKLVEKNVDNVKLVVATYDGIHEHVPPPERIRKSSAKNQSGSSISQDPTLGLGMLPSSVSTSQLLPSPLAPQMDMMQYYMDGLSKLPSLPVNQNHGSVNRDDETMTDRVISDGTEVYKAIRD; encoded by the exons ATGAGTGATTGTGATGGAAAttttatggatgatttttctGCACTGTCCAGTCCTAGAATAAGAGAGGCATTAGCAATGCTGGATCAAAACGAAAATGGTCTATATCCGATCAGCGAGACGTTCCCTCAAACCAACGTATCGCCTGATCCTCAGTCTGAACAAAGATCTGGTGGTCTCCGCGACAGAATGGCTGCAAAACTAGGATTTGATATTCCACCGCTCGAGATAGGGAGGGTCAGTCCATCTGCTAATCTTTTCAGTAACCCGATTCTTGTTCCTTCTCCTATCCTCGTAATTTCTCCAGGATTCAGTCTCTCTCCATTTTTGCAATCTCCAAATATGTTGTCTAACTCTTCTTCACAG ATTGTCCCTCCGTGTCCAATCCCTAATGACGCGCCTCCTAAGACGGTGGAAAGTTCTGGTGACGCCCACGCAACGATGATTATATCCAACAACAATCTTCCTCATCAGCCGATCGAAGTTGATCTGCCTCCTCAAGGAG GCTCTGATGATATTCCAACGGGAAATTCTGGTGCTCCTTTAGTCCCTTCTTTTGATTCTGAAATTGTTGCTGTAGCTGATGTTATGAACCCCATCTCCCTTGAAAGTGGTAGCAAAGATGATAACAAGGACAGAGAATACAACCAAGAGGAAGACAAAGTCGAAGATCACAACGTTGTTGTAGAACCTCCATCTCGAAAGAGAAAGTCCCAA GTTGAAAGCGAAGAAGACCATCCTGACGATGGCTTTCGCTGGAGAAAATATGGTCAAAAAGTTGTCACAGGAAATGCAAATCCAAG GAGTTACTACAGATGCACATACACTGGGTGTGAGGTGAAGAAACTTGTAGAGAAAAACGTAGATAATGTGAAGTTAGTGGTGGCTACATACGACGGGATACATGAGCACGTTCCACCACCTGAACGCATAAGAAAATCCAGTGCAAAGAATCAATCTGGTTCGTCAATTTCTCAAGATCCTACCCTTGGGTTAGGTATGTTGCCTTCTTCCGTTTCGACCTCTCAGCTTTTGCCCTCTCCCTTGGCCCCACAAATGGATATGATGCAATACTATATGGATGGACTCTCTAAGCTGCCAAGTTTGCCGGTTAACCAGAATCATGGTTCTGTGAACCGGGATGATGAAACGATGACTGATCGTGTGATATCCGACGGTACAGAGGTATACAAGGCGATAAGGGATTGA
- the LOC125583522 gene encoding probable WRKY transcription factor 10 isoform X1 has protein sequence MNPISLESGSKDNDKEREYNQEEDKVEDHNVVVEPPTRKRKSQVNTEENMVSNIIGVTRPKNKTQSVIIQVESVEDYPDDGFRWRKYGQKVVTGNANPRSDYRCTYTGCEVKKLVEKSVDNVKLVVATYDGIHEHVPPPECISKSSTKNQSGSSMSQDPSMQTLGLGMLPSCVSTSQLLPSPLAPQMDMMQNYMDGLSKLPSLPANRNHGVMNRNDEPKIDLVIPDGAEGIQGDKGATIS, from the exons ATGAACCCCATCTCTCTTGAAAGTGGTAGCAAAGATAATGACAAGGAGAGAGAATACAACCAAGAGGAAGACAAAGTCGAAGATCACAACGTTGTTGTAGAACCTCCAACCCGAAAGAGAAAGTCCCAAGTCAACACTGa GGAAAATATGGTATCAAACATTATTGGAGTCACAAGACCAAAAAACAAGACCCAAAGTGTCATAATTCAGGTTGAAAGCGTAGAAGACTATCCTGACGATGGTTTTCGCTGGAGAAAATATGGTCAAAAAGTTGTCACAGGAAATGCAAATCCAAG GAGTGACTACAGATGCACATACACTGGGTGTGAGGTGAAGAAACTTGTAGAGAAAAGCGTAGACAATGTGAAGTTAGTGGTGGCTACATACGACGGGATACATGAGCACGTTCCACCACCTGAATGCATAAGCAAATCCAGTACAAAGAATCAATCCGGTTCGTCAATGTCTCAAGATCCTAGCATGCAAACCCTTGGGTTAGGTATGTTGCCTTCTTGCGTTTCGACCTCTCAGCTTTTGCCGTCTCCCTTGGCCCCACAAATGGATATGATGCAAAACTATATGGATGGACTCTCTAAGCTGCCAAGTTTACCGGCTAACAGGAATCATGGTGTTATGAACCGGAATGATGAACCGAAGATTGATCTTGTGATACCCGACGGTGCAGAGGGTATTCAAGGAGATAAGGGAGCGACTATTTCGTAA
- the LOC125583522 gene encoding probable WRKY transcription factor 10 isoform X2, whose translation MSDCDGNFMDNFSPLTSPRIRDALAMLDQNDNGLNSISETFPQTNISPDPQSEQRSGGLRDRMAAKLGFDIPPLEIGRVSPSANLFSNPILVSSPILVISPGFSLSPFLQSPNMLSNSSSQIIPPCPLPNDAPPETVESSGDVHAMMIISNNNLPHSSASSRRL comes from the exons ATGAGTGATTGTGATGGAAACTTTATGGATAATTTTTCTCCGCTGACCAGTCCTAGAATAAGAGACGCATTAGCAATGCTGGATCAAAACGATAATGGTCTAAATTCGATCAGCGAGACCTTCCCCCAAACCAACATATCGCCTGATCCTCAGTCTGAACAAAGATCTGGTGGTCTCCGCGACAGAATGGCTGCAAAACTAGGATTTGATATTCCACCGCTCGAGATAGGGAGGGTCAGTCCATCTGCTAATCTTTTCAGTAACCCgattcttgtttcttctcctATCCTCGTAATTTCTCCAGGATTCAGTCTCTCTCCATTTTTGCAATCTCCAAATATGTTGTCTAACTCTTCTTCACAG ATTATCCCTCCGTGTCCACTCCCTAATGACGCGCCTCCTGAGACGGTGGAAAGTTCTGGTGACGTCCATGCAATGATGATTATATCCAACAACAATCTTCCTCATTCATCTGCCTCCTCAAGGAG GCTCTGA